CGACGGACGTCGTCGTCGAGGGGCGATTCACCATCATCAATCCGGGTAAGAGAATCATGCGGGCCTTCGCGCCGGGCGCCGGGAAGAGCGGCATCGGGGTCGAGGGGACGGTGAAGAACGCGAAGGGAGAGGTCCTCGCGACGTTCCGGCACATGCGGAACTCCGGCATCGGGCTCGGCGGGGGGGATTACGTGAAGTTCCTGACCGACGACACGAAGGACGTCGGCCACGACATCGCGGTCTTCCTGAAGCGCTGGGCGACGGGCGGCGACCTCCACGCCGACGCGAAGAAGTAGAGGGGGTCAGCGCGCGGGCCCGCACCCCCGCGCGCTGTGCCGCACGGCGACGCGCACGGCGCGACGTCACCCACCCGCCCGTGGCGTTCATCCTCCTGATTCGATGCGATCTGCGCGCGTGCGCCAATGCGCACAGCCAGCCGGCAGCTGGCACGATGTTGGCGATCGCCCCCTTCGGGGACCTGGGTATCAATAAGGTTGGTCCCGAAGGAGGCCGTCATGAAGCGCGCCTTCGTCCTGCTCGCTGCGGTCGTCGTCGCCACGACGCTTGCGTACCCCGCGACGAAGCCGGCTCCCAAGCCGGCCACCTGGCCGCCCCAGATATCGGCCGAAGAGATGGACGTGCTGAAACAGGTGCGGGAGATCGCCGTCACACTGCGCTCCCCCTGCCACCCCGAGTTGACCGTCGCCCAGCACGACTCGCCCGTCACGCTGGCGATGAAGGCCGAGATCCGGGAGATGATCGTCGCCGGAAAGGGGCGCCGGGCCATCGTCGCGGCGCTCGTC
This portion of the Acidobacteriota bacterium genome encodes:
- a CDS encoding cytochrome c-type biogenesis protein CcmH, which codes for MKRAFVLLAAVVVATTLAYPATKPAPKPATWPPQISAEEMDVLKQVREIAVTLRSPCHPELTVAQHDSPVTLAMKAEIREMIVAGKGRRAIVAALVDKYGAGILPKEIATTDLALIAGVSIFALILLWAVWSHLRTRKRPEVLHLADARWEKPGSKAA